The Candidatus Zixiibacteriota bacterium genome includes a window with the following:
- a CDS encoding pitrilysin family protein, with the protein MNDKGVTVILKTALICIFSLVLISPDSSATTAVTHRLANGMELILQENHSSDMVASVVFVKSGSKYESRFENGITHFLEHLLFDGTINQTREQLDKGIRNLGGYINAFTAKDLTAYLVLLPGQHIKYGLTVQADMLFNSNFPEAEMAKERKVVIEEIKRDKDSPGYAADAFFTEKAYGGTDYARPVLGYEAFIENIPRAAVIDYWKRFYEPKNMVALIVGDFVADSMIAMAEAVFGPAPNQPEQPPTESGIQDFIESRNNPSNGLEAHEMSSSGKILDTVANVTETHIGVSINLPEPGHRDYLALDLLSQYLSMDGVSPLKKALLESDPPLATEVSVGLTPYAEFSRLEISVLTDKPDKSEVIVKTILAKLADMMTFQADAETVEGIKVSVKCDRIYNAERLHYYAFMISPLMMSAGWDFIDSYADRLAEVTWQQSQEAAGRWLQWPDYVATVVRPSTDSGQILYEPIEMSETEVVAYFDTVQIPVYDLTQGVPLEFPSTDSVELTYIDQADYRSGVLDNGLQYIIKSSPDSRVFAVNILGKNRTLREPEGLEGITDFVNRCLEKGTVTRTEEELSRDLAKIGARVSLYDNPWIPFDDHYTNRRYSFAKFETIDEFASRGFHLFAEIMQRPAFDSAAVESVRRSMLAILGRKAGSPGYLAGQQFISSLLGDQPYARPVAGTPQSIAAVTRESLIEHHRMFYSPGNMILTIACNQPADEVLNWIEGTFGRLAADSLSSLPQVEIESFLEVRNTHQQMESDQISILLGSPLPGIMDPDVAAIKVATTLLSERLFGSLREKQGLAYSVGASSYFDRDFGWTYCSIGTGSDNYDKAVEGIILQIEKLKLDGPTAEELATARNQIMGRMSSSRLARINQAYYLAENAYLGLGLGYDKAYLTAVSQVSIDSIRRAMARWFRTDAYILSSAGNRPENKQ; encoded by the coding sequence ATGAACGATAAAGGGGTAACTGTCATTCTGAAAACGGCACTCATTTGCATATTTAGTCTGGTTTTAATCTCGCCGGATTCTTCGGCAACTACCGCCGTTACTCACCGGCTGGCAAACGGCATGGAGCTTATTCTCCAGGAAAATCATTCCTCCGACATGGTAGCCAGCGTAGTTTTCGTTAAATCCGGAAGCAAATACGAGTCCCGATTTGAAAACGGCATTACCCATTTCCTGGAGCATCTCCTTTTCGACGGTACGATCAATCAAACCCGAGAGCAACTCGACAAGGGCATCCGTAATCTGGGCGGATATATCAACGCTTTTACCGCCAAAGACCTGACCGCTTATCTGGTGCTGTTGCCCGGGCAACATATCAAATACGGCCTTACCGTTCAGGCAGATATGCTGTTCAACTCCAATTTCCCCGAAGCCGAGATGGCCAAAGAGCGAAAAGTGGTGATTGAGGAAATCAAACGGGACAAAGACAGCCCCGGTTATGCCGCCGATGCCTTTTTTACCGAAAAAGCCTACGGTGGTACCGACTATGCTCGTCCGGTACTGGGCTATGAGGCCTTTATCGAGAATATCCCCCGCGCAGCCGTTATCGATTATTGGAAGCGGTTTTACGAGCCGAAAAATATGGTCGCCCTGATCGTCGGTGATTTCGTTGCCGACAGTATGATCGCAATGGCCGAGGCCGTTTTCGGACCGGCCCCCAACCAACCGGAACAACCTCCGACCGAATCGGGAATTCAGGATTTCATCGAAAGTCGCAATAATCCTTCCAATGGCCTCGAAGCTCACGAGATGAGTTCTTCGGGCAAAATTCTGGACACAGTAGCCAATGTCACCGAAACCCATATCGGCGTTTCCATCAACCTGCCGGAACCGGGGCACCGCGATTATCTTGCCCTGGATTTACTGAGTCAGTACCTGTCCATGGACGGCGTGTCTCCTTTGAAGAAAGCTTTGTTGGAATCTGATCCGCCGCTGGCGACCGAAGTTTCTGTCGGCCTTACCCCCTACGCTGAGTTCTCTCGCCTGGAAATATCGGTTTTAACCGACAAACCGGACAAATCGGAAGTAATTGTCAAGACGATCCTGGCCAAACTGGCCGATATGATGACCTTCCAGGCCGATGCCGAGACCGTCGAAGGGATCAAGGTCAGCGTCAAATGCGACCGGATTTATAACGCCGAGCGACTGCACTATTACGCCTTCATGATTTCACCGCTAATGATGTCCGCCGGTTGGGATTTCATTGACAGTTATGCCGACCGCCTGGCCGAGGTCACCTGGCAGCAGAGTCAGGAAGCAGCCGGACGCTGGCTGCAATGGCCCGACTATGTCGCGACAGTCGTACGGCCGAGCACCGATTCCGGACAGATTCTTTATGAACCGATAGAAATGAGCGAAACGGAGGTTGTCGCTTATTTTGATACGGTTCAGATTCCTGTTTACGATCTTACCCAGGGCGTACCGCTGGAATTTCCATCGACCGACTCGGTTGAGCTGACTTATATCGACCAGGCCGATTACCGTTCCGGTGTGCTTGACAACGGCCTTCAGTATATCATCAAGTCCAGTCCCGACAGCCGGGTGTTTGCCGTTAACATACTTGGTAAAAACCGTACGTTGCGAGAGCCGGAAGGTCTTGAGGGAATAACTGATTTCGTCAACCGTTGTCTCGAAAAGGGAACCGTTACACGAACGGAAGAAGAACTCAGCCGTGATCTGGCCAAAATCGGGGCCCGTGTTAGTCTCTACGATAATCCCTGGATCCCGTTCGATGATCACTACACGAATCGGCGGTACTCGTTCGCCAAATTCGAAACGATCGACGAGTTCGCCTCACGCGGTTTCCACTTGTTCGCCGAAATAATGCAACGACCGGCGTTCGATTCCGCCGCCGTCGAATCGGTGCGGCGCTCCATGCTGGCAATCCTGGGGCGCAAAGCCGGCTCACCCGGTTATCTGGCCGGACAGCAATTCATATCCAGCCTCCTCGGAGATCAACCTTACGCCCGCCCGGTCGCCGGTACACCGCAGAGTATTGCCGCCGTTACTCGTGAAAGCCTGATTGAGCACCATCGGATGTTTTACTCTCCCGGCAACATGATCCTGACCATCGCCTGCAACCAGCCTGCCGATGAGGTACTGAATTGGATCGAGGGAACGTTCGGACGTCTTGCCGCCGACAGCTTATCGTCGCTGCCGCAGGTAGAGATTGAGTCGTTCCTTGAAGTCCGCAACACTCACCAGCAGATGGAATCGGATCAGATATCGATTCTTCTCGGTTCACCGCTCCCGGGCATCATGGATCCCGACGTAGCCGCGATCAAAGTTGCCACAACACTTCTGTCGGAGCGGCTGTTCGGGAGCTTGCGCGAGAAACAAGGCCTGGCCTATTCGGTAGGAGCCAGCTCTTATTTCGATCGCGACTTCGGCTGGACCTATTGCAGCATCGGCACCGGCAGCGATAACTACGATAAAGCTGTCGAGGGAATTATTCTCCAGATCGAGAAACTTAAGCTCGATGGTCCGACAGCCGAAGAACTCGCGACAGCTCGCAACCAGATTATGGGACGGATGTCATCCAGCCGCCTGGCCCGGATTAACCAGGCCTATTACCTGGCTGAAAACGCATACCTCGGACTCGGCCTGGGATACGACAAAGCTTACCTGACGGCGGTGTCGCAGGTGTCGATTGATTCGATCCGCCGGGCAATGGCGCGTTGGTTCCGCACCGATGCTTATATCCTGTCGAGCGCCGGTAACCGACCCGAGAATAAGCAATAG
- the secD gene encoding protein translocase subunit SecD: protein MKNWRVGLTIILILGSLFALWDTFRLWSMDDTAKAKMATDEPGELLALQQKAIRLGLDLQGGIHVVLRVKLEEIDDAQRDDAVDRAMQIIRNRVDGLGVAEPTIVKQGRERIIVDLPGYTDAERAEELIGQTALLQFKLMETPDNASVLLQRLDSAISALEISKLSDEERARLEAGEEAVTEEVDLAADLLGDTVSDTAALFAFEENTSTAETEFPLTSRLEWALYSSRTNTNWPAFAVSKNDKEKVDQWLNDPSVASLIPIDVEFAWSTRIETRNSKQVYMLYMLKRKVQFLGKFLENIALATDNMGAHVVNFQLSGQGAARFSQLTGANIDKPLAIVLDNRVESAPIINSKIRQRGQITMGSSASFEDARNMEIVLKAGALPAPVEIIEKNVVGASLGADSIKKGFYSSLLGLVLVLLFIAIYYRLSGIIADIGLLFNIFFLLAVLDALGATLTMPGIAGIILTIGMSVDSNILIFERIREELRTGKTVRASIDAGYDRAFVAIFDSHVTTLITAGALFLLGSGPIKGFAVTLFWGIVISLYTAFVITKQVFDIRKGYRTLSI from the coding sequence ATGAAAAACTGGCGTGTCGGCCTGACCATAATCCTGATCTTAGGATCCCTGTTTGCCCTGTGGGATACCTTCCGGTTGTGGTCGATGGACGACACCGCAAAAGCCAAGATGGCCACCGATGAGCCTGGTGAGTTGCTTGCGCTGCAGCAAAAAGCTATCCGCCTGGGTCTCGATCTCCAGGGTGGTATTCACGTGGTATTGCGTGTTAAGCTGGAGGAGATCGATGATGCCCAGCGCGACGATGCCGTTGACCGGGCCATGCAGATCATTCGTAACCGTGTTGACGGTTTGGGTGTGGCAGAGCCGACCATCGTTAAGCAAGGTCGAGAACGCATCATTGTCGATTTACCCGGCTACACTGACGCCGAACGCGCTGAGGAGTTGATCGGTCAGACGGCGTTGCTTCAGTTCAAGCTGATGGAAACCCCGGATAATGCTTCAGTGCTCCTGCAGCGGTTGGATTCAGCCATCTCGGCGCTCGAAATCTCGAAATTGAGCGATGAAGAACGCGCCAGGCTCGAAGCGGGTGAAGAAGCCGTGACCGAGGAAGTCGATCTGGCGGCTGATCTGCTCGGAGATACGGTTTCCGATACGGCTGCTCTGTTTGCTTTCGAAGAGAATACCTCGACTGCCGAAACCGAATTCCCGCTGACCTCCCGTCTGGAATGGGCGCTTTATTCGAGTCGGACCAACACCAACTGGCCGGCCTTTGCCGTTTCCAAGAACGATAAAGAGAAGGTCGATCAGTGGCTGAACGATCCTTCGGTTGCATCGCTCATTCCGATCGATGTTGAATTTGCCTGGTCGACTCGTATCGAGACGCGCAACAGCAAGCAGGTCTATATGCTGTACATGCTCAAGCGCAAGGTTCAGTTCCTGGGCAAGTTCCTCGAAAATATCGCACTTGCGACCGACAACATGGGTGCGCATGTGGTTAATTTCCAGCTCTCCGGACAGGGAGCCGCTCGCTTCTCGCAGTTGACCGGCGCTAATATCGATAAGCCGTTGGCGATTGTTTTGGACAACCGCGTCGAATCGGCCCCGATTATTAACAGCAAGATCCGCCAGCGGGGACAGATCACCATGGGAAGCTCGGCCTCTTTTGAGGACGCTCGTAATATGGAGATCGTACTCAAGGCCGGTGCTCTTCCGGCCCCGGTGGAGATTATCGAGAAAAACGTCGTGGGGGCTTCGCTCGGAGCAGATTCGATCAAGAAGGGATTTTACTCGTCATTGCTCGGTCTGGTCCTGGTGCTTTTGTTTATTGCCATTTATTACCGCCTGTCGGGGATTATTGCCGATATCGGTCTGCTTTTCAACATCTTCTTCCTGCTGGCCGTATTGGATGCCCTGGGAGCGACGTTGACCATGCCCGGTATCGCCGGTATCATTTTGACGATCGGTATGTCGGTCGACTCGAACATTCTTATTTTCGAGCGTATCCGAGAGGAATTGCGAACCGGTAAGACGGTTCGAGCCTCAATCGATGCCGGTTATGATCGAGCCTTTGTGGCGATTTTCGATTCCCACGTCACTACCCTGATTACGGCCGGAGCCCTGTTCCTGCTCGGCTCAGGACCCATCAAGGGTTTTGCGGTGACGTTGTTCTGGGGTATTGTTATTTCGCTGTACACGGCGTTTGTCATTACCAAGCAGGTGTTTGACATTCGCAAAGGCTATCGTACGCTGAGTATTTAA
- a CDS encoding sodium:calcium antiporter — MSETEHTHYDVSPSHYILLIVTTLVTLPGLYFGLTHVESAAWVGSLVFGLAIFGAAFILSWAAEAAQIDISESLAVAILALMAVLPEYAVDFVFTWEAAHDPSQAHLAIANMTGANRLLVGLGWPVVLFLYVFAKKRKEIVLHESQRVEIFYLAMATVYSFTIPLKGNLNLIDTVILVTLFGLYTRRAAQMETVEPELVGPVRVVANMSTSWRRIMTILLFLWAGAVIFVSAEPFAHSLVMMGEEFGINKFLLVQWLAPIASEAPEFIVAATWALRGHAGSALKALISSKVNQWTLLVGTIPLVFAISGGAIHPFPLDSLQQHELFLTAAQSLFAVAVLVNLRLHRSEGILLVVLFLAQMIIEQIRIEVAIAYLILAAGFHWYHRKALIPAMRMGLGLKSKN; from the coding sequence ATGAGTGAGACGGAACACACCCACTACGACGTATCCCCGTCGCACTATATCCTATTGATCGTGACGACGCTGGTGACTTTGCCGGGTCTGTATTTTGGCCTGACTCATGTTGAGTCGGCTGCCTGGGTGGGCTCTTTGGTTTTTGGCCTGGCAATTTTTGGAGCGGCATTCATTCTATCCTGGGCAGCCGAAGCGGCTCAAATCGATATTTCCGAATCGTTGGCGGTGGCAATTCTGGCGCTCATGGCCGTGCTTCCTGAATATGCCGTCGATTTCGTGTTTACCTGGGAAGCGGCTCATGATCCCTCTCAGGCTCATCTCGCTATAGCCAACATGACCGGCGCCAATCGACTCCTGGTAGGACTCGGCTGGCCGGTGGTGCTGTTTCTGTATGTTTTCGCGAAAAAGCGCAAGGAGATCGTGCTGCATGAGTCGCAACGGGTGGAAATTTTCTATCTGGCTATGGCGACGGTCTACTCTTTTACCATTCCGCTTAAGGGTAATCTCAACCTGATCGACACCGTTATTCTGGTAACGCTGTTTGGTCTCTACACGCGCCGGGCAGCGCAAATGGAGACAGTGGAGCCGGAGTTAGTGGGGCCGGTACGTGTTGTTGCCAACATGAGCACATCCTGGCGGCGCATCATGACCATTCTGCTATTCTTATGGGCCGGCGCCGTGATTTTCGTTTCAGCCGAGCCTTTCGCACACAGTCTGGTTATGATGGGGGAGGAGTTTGGCATCAATAAATTCCTTCTGGTGCAATGGCTCGCGCCGATTGCCTCGGAAGCACCGGAGTTTATCGTGGCAGCAACCTGGGCGTTGCGCGGGCATGCCGGATCGGCTCTTAAAGCTCTCATTTCATCTAAGGTGAATCAATGGACGCTCCTGGTCGGCACCATTCCGTTGGTGTTTGCTATCTCGGGAGGAGCGATCCATCCCTTCCCGCTCGATTCCCTGCAGCAGCATGAGCTGTTTCTTACGGCAGCGCAGTCGTTGTTCGCGGTTGCTGTTCTGGTGAACCTGCGTCTGCATCGAAGCGAAGGGATTTTGCTGGTCGTACTCTTCCTGGCGCAGATGATTATTGAACAGATCAGAATCGAAGTGGCCATAGCTTATCTGATTCTGGCCGCGGGATTCCATTGGTACCACCGCAAGGCTTTGATACCTGCCATGCGTATGGGATTGGGACTTAAAAGCAAAAACTGA
- a CDS encoding DUF502 domain-containing protein has protein sequence MSVASSISSIIKRYFLSGVLVVVPLILTYLVLRLLFLAVDGVLQPFLHQVLGYYIPGLGLLTTLLVILLAGVLTRGYLGSRIYRMSDHVLERVPIIRPIYTAAKQLLSAVAGPTINSFKEVALIEYPRKGLWAVGFVSNRISVGIGAQTRDVATIFVPSTPTPVSGFVVLVPVEEVYPLTLSVEDGVKFLVSGGVASPEMIKERADGGTHSEPQNREVS, from the coding sequence ATGTCCGTTGCTAGTTCGATTTCGTCCATTATAAAGCGGTATTTTCTATCAGGCGTTTTAGTTGTCGTACCGCTTATCCTGACCTATCTCGTTCTGCGCCTGCTTTTTCTCGCCGTTGACGGTGTTCTCCAGCCGTTTTTGCATCAGGTGCTGGGGTATTATATCCCGGGACTGGGATTGCTCACCACGTTGCTGGTGATCCTCTTAGCCGGAGTACTGACACGAGGCTATTTGGGATCCCGCATCTATCGTATGAGCGATCACGTCCTCGAGCGGGTGCCGATCATCCGGCCAATCTATACGGCGGCCAAACAACTGCTGAGCGCGGTAGCGGGACCGACGATCAATTCGTTCAAAGAGGTAGCATTAATAGAGTACCCTCGCAAGGGATTATGGGCGGTTGGTTTTGTATCGAACCGGATATCGGTTGGAATTGGCGCACAGACCCGTGACGTAGCTACTATTTTCGTTCCTTCTACACCGACACCGGTTTCCGGATTCGTGGTGCTGGTGCCGGTGGAAGAAGTCTATCCGCTTACCCTGTCTGTAGAAGACGGAGTTAAGTTTCTGGTGTCGGGCGGTGTGGCGTCACCGGAGATGATTAAAGAGAGAGCCGACGGCGGCACGCACAGCGAGCCCCAAAACAGAGAGGTGTCTTAA
- a CDS encoding PhoU domain-containing protein, with product MFETFKQLFSPENLLDEAFKNTLTMIEFDQKLFDACRHTLREEDTDQLPFDVKKADQEINRYEWEVRRQVLTHLSIAGTQHLVPGLVLVSIVIDVERIGDYTKNMADLAGKHKQRLQAGKYEATIVEIEKHISEAFPQVLDILKNQEEAKARELMGHEKEIGTKSEQIMDDLARGLSPEFTSHDAVCLALYARYLKRINAHLTNIASSIVNPFPKIGFKSKPGVVDEEED from the coding sequence ATGTTCGAAACGTTCAAACAACTCTTCAGCCCTGAAAACCTCCTCGATGAGGCGTTCAAGAACACCCTGACCATGATCGAGTTCGATCAGAAACTGTTCGATGCCTGCCGTCATACCCTGCGCGAAGAAGATACCGACCAACTGCCGTTCGACGTTAAGAAAGCCGACCAGGAAATCAACCGGTACGAATGGGAGGTTCGGCGGCAGGTGTTAACCCACCTCTCCATCGCCGGCACCCAGCATCTGGTCCCCGGTCTGGTGTTGGTATCGATAGTGATCGATGTCGAACGTATCGGCGACTACACCAAGAACATGGCCGACCTGGCCGGCAAACACAAACAGCGTCTCCAGGCCGGTAAATATGAAGCAACGATCGTTGAAATCGAAAAACATATTTCCGAAGCATTTCCGCAGGTGCTCGATATTCTCAAGAACCAGGAAGAAGCCAAAGCTCGTGAGTTAATGGGACACGAAAAAGAGATCGGGACCAAGTCCGAACAGATTATGGATGATCTCGCCCGTGGCCTCTCACCGGAATTTACTTCCCATGACGCTGTCTGTCTGGCTTTGTATGCCCGGTATTTGAAACGGATCAACGCTCACCTGACCAATATCGCCAGTTCGATCGTTAATCCCTTCCCCAAAATTGGCTTCAAGTCCAAGCCGGGCGTCGTTGACGAAGAAGAAGATTGA
- a CDS encoding CBS domain-containing protein, which produces MKLANLLMERRINIDLKARTKDEAVRELLRMIEDEGVSLDYEAILQTVREREEVEDTSYGHGFAFPHARTDAVNELYILIGVSRQGLEGKTPDDIPVHVVCLLLTPSTIAKLYLQMLSGLAMFGRTPGTLDKAMAAEHPSDLIKLISDYNIQVDKELTVRYVMRHKVATVTPDDTLKEVANRMFRYRLSALAVVDENNRLLGVISDRDLIKAALPDYQALISNLNYSMDVEPFEELLKQEDKIKVSQLYRTDFEVTTPDTRIVEVAAMMIFKDVRRVFVTSNDNLVGVLLRKDIVNMIIRG; this is translated from the coding sequence GTGAAATTGGCCAATTTGTTGATGGAAAGACGCATCAACATCGATCTCAAGGCCCGCACCAAAGATGAGGCCGTAAGGGAGTTGCTTCGGATGATCGAGGATGAAGGAGTCAGTCTCGATTATGAAGCGATTCTCCAGACAGTTCGCGAGCGTGAGGAAGTGGAAGATACATCCTACGGTCACGGTTTTGCTTTTCCGCATGCCCGAACCGACGCCGTGAATGAGCTGTATATCCTGATTGGTGTCTCTCGTCAGGGACTCGAGGGCAAAACGCCGGATGATATCCCGGTTCATGTCGTATGTCTGCTTCTTACACCCTCGACTATTGCCAAGCTGTATTTACAAATGCTTTCGGGGCTGGCAATGTTCGGTCGCACGCCCGGAACGCTCGATAAGGCTATGGCGGCGGAACACCCCTCGGATCTGATCAAACTCATTTCTGATTATAACATTCAGGTCGATAAAGAACTGACGGTCCGCTATGTGATGCGGCATAAAGTAGCCACGGTCACACCGGACGATACGCTCAAGGAAGTGGCCAATCGGATGTTCCGCTATCGCCTCTCGGCGCTGGCGGTGGTAGACGAAAATAATCGTTTGCTGGGAGTGATCTCCGACCGTGATCTGATCAAGGCAGCTTTACCCGATTATCAGGCGCTGATCTCTAATTTGAATTATTCGATGGATGTCGAGCCGTTCGAGGAGTTGTTAAAACAGGAAGATAAAATCAAAGTCTCACAGCTTTACAGAACCGATTTTGAAGTTACGACGCCGGATACGAGAATCGTGGAAGTCGCAGCGATGATGATTTTTAAGGATGTTAGAAGAGTTTTCGTGACTTCAAACGATAATCTGGTCGGTGTTCTGCTCCGAAAAGACATCGTAAATATGATAATAAGAGGGTAG
- a CDS encoding Na/Pi symporter produces MVDLSGPGTSSESRFPRGEAVAVRLLAIVGLLYLFILSITLLGASFKLFGNDFAEAIFHATSNPVAGLMIGLLATAIIQSSSTTTSIVVGLVASGMLDIPNAIPMVMGANIGTTITNIIVSLGHVSRKDEFRKALEGATVHDFFNLCSVVVLLPLQIEFDIIGRGAVFLEKMFEGFGGLKFSSPLAIVTKPVSHWLIELFNQNPYVSGVFALLLLFIALRYIVKILKSLVLERVERFFQKYIFRTPVLSFILGMLITVLVQSSSITTSIVVPLIGAGVLTIRQIYPYFLGANVGTTITAFLASFVTGSPAAVTVAFSHLLFNVYGIFIFWPLQRIPMWMSRQLSRAAEISRALPLVYLGMVFFIIPGIIFYIMER; encoded by the coding sequence ATGGTTGACCTTTCCGGGCCCGGGACATCGTCGGAAAGCCGTTTCCCGCGCGGCGAAGCGGTCGCAGTACGACTACTCGCGATCGTCGGACTCCTCTATTTATTCATTCTTTCCATTACTCTCTTAGGCGCCTCGTTTAAGTTGTTTGGGAATGATTTCGCTGAGGCGATTTTCCATGCCACTTCCAATCCCGTTGCCGGTCTCATGATCGGTCTTCTGGCAACGGCCATAATCCAATCATCATCGACTACCACTTCGATCGTTGTCGGTCTGGTTGCTTCCGGCATGCTCGATATCCCAAACGCCATTCCGATGGTCATGGGCGCCAACATCGGAACGACGATCACAAATATCATCGTCTCTCTCGGACACGTCTCCCGAAAAGACGAGTTCCGCAAGGCGCTTGAAGGAGCCACGGTTCACGATTTCTTCAATCTTTGCTCAGTGGTTGTACTGTTGCCGCTACAGATCGAGTTCGACATAATCGGACGAGGAGCCGTGTTCCTGGAGAAGATGTTCGAAGGCTTCGGCGGCTTGAAATTTTCCTCGCCGCTGGCTATCGTAACCAAACCGGTCTCCCATTGGTTGATTGAGCTTTTCAATCAGAACCCGTACGTATCCGGGGTATTCGCCCTGCTTCTCCTCTTCATAGCTTTACGCTACATCGTCAAGATACTCAAATCGCTGGTGCTGGAACGCGTCGAGAGATTTTTCCAAAAATACATCTTCAGGACACCCGTTCTGAGTTTCATCCTTGGGATGCTAATCACGGTCCTGGTGCAGTCCTCGTCGATCACAACCTCAATCGTCGTTCCGTTGATAGGAGCCGGGGTATTGACCATACGTCAGATCTACCCTTACTTCCTCGGCGCCAATGTAGGTACCACCATAACCGCCTTTTTGGCTTCGTTCGTGACCGGGTCGCCCGCAGCGGTAACGGTCGCGTTCTCACATCTCTTGTTTAACGTCTACGGCATTTTTATATTCTGGCCCCTGCAGCGTATTCCCATGTGGATGTCACGCCAGTTGAGTCGGGCCGCTGAAATATCCCGGGCCCTGCCGCTCGTTTACCTTGGCATGGTGTTCTTTATTATTCCCGGGATCATCTTCTACATTATGGAGAGATAG